The proteins below come from a single Drosophila suzukii chromosome X, CBGP_Dsuzu_IsoJpt1.0, whole genome shotgun sequence genomic window:
- the LOC108011219 gene encoding L-xylulose reductase isoform X1: MWADLAGKVILVTGAGAGIGHALVKQLASAGATVVAVARKAEQLEELVAFDPVHIQPLQLDLSGWQAVREGLANVPLLDGLVNNAGVAVIKPFEELTEQDFDIHFDVNIKAVFNVTQSLLPRLRDGASIVNVSSIASTRSFGGHTAYSATKAALDSLTKSLALELGPRKIRVNSVNPTVVLTKMGADNWSDPAKSGPLLAHIPLNRFCEVQEVVDATGYLLSSKSSFVNGHHILLEGGYAVS, from the exons ATGTGGGCAGATCTCGCGGGCAAGGTAATCTTGGTGACCGGGGCTGGAGCCGGAATTGGCCATGCTTTGGTGAAGCAGCTGGCCTCCGCAGGAGCAACCGTCGTCGCAGTGGCCAGGAAGGCGGAGCAGCTCGAGGAGTTGGTTGCCTTCGACCCGGTACACATCCAGCCGCTCCAGTTGGACCTCAGCGGGTGGCAGGCAGTGCGCGAGGGCCTGGCGAATGTGCCTCTGCTGGACGGACTGGTCAACAACGCCGGTGTGGCAGTCATTAAGCCATTCGAGGAGCTCACGGAACAAGATTTCGATAT CCACTTCGATGTGAACATTAAGGCGGTGTTCAATGTCACGCAGTCTCTGCTGCCCCGCCTCAGAGACGGAGCCTCCATCGTCAACGTGTCCTCGATAGCGTCGACCCGATCCTTTGGCGGGCACACTGCCTACAGTGCCACCAAGGCGGCCCTAGACTCGCTTACAAAATCGCTTGCCTTGGAGCTGGGTCCGCGAAAGATCCGCGTCAACTCTGTCAATCCCACAGTGGTGCTGACCAAAATGGGCGCAGACAACTGGTCGGATCCCGCCAAGAGTGGACCGCTGTTGGCCCACATTCCGCTGAATCGGTTTTGCGAGGTCCAGGAGGTTGTGGACGCCACCGGCTATCTGTTGAGCAGCAAGTCCAGCTTCGTTAACGGCCACCACATCCTCCTTGAGGGAGGATACGCAGTTTCTTAA
- the LOC108011219 gene encoding L-xylulose reductase isoform X2 has protein sequence MPHSCHRPCLDHFDVNIKAVFNVTQSLLPRLRDGASIVNVSSIASTRSFGGHTAYSATKAALDSLTKSLALELGPRKIRVNSVNPTVVLTKMGADNWSDPAKSGPLLAHIPLNRFCEVQEVVDATGYLLSSKSSFVNGHHILLEGGYAVS, from the exons ATGCCCCACAGCTGCCACCGTCCCTGCTTGGA CCACTTCGATGTGAACATTAAGGCGGTGTTCAATGTCACGCAGTCTCTGCTGCCCCGCCTCAGAGACGGAGCCTCCATCGTCAACGTGTCCTCGATAGCGTCGACCCGATCCTTTGGCGGGCACACTGCCTACAGTGCCACCAAGGCGGCCCTAGACTCGCTTACAAAATCGCTTGCCTTGGAGCTGGGTCCGCGAAAGATCCGCGTCAACTCTGTCAATCCCACAGTGGTGCTGACCAAAATGGGCGCAGACAACTGGTCGGATCCCGCCAAGAGTGGACCGCTGTTGGCCCACATTCCGCTGAATCGGTTTTGCGAGGTCCAGGAGGTTGTGGACGCCACCGGCTATCTGTTGAGCAGCAAGTCCAGCTTCGTTAACGGCCACCACATCCTCCTTGAGGGAGGATACGCAGTTTCTTAA
- the Usp39 gene encoding ubiquitin carboxyl-terminal hydrolase 39 isoform X1, translating to MAQTQVPAAKRMKLEKKPANPVEEDDTPSVFNPKYRVCPYLDTINRNLLDFDFEKLCSISLTRINVYACLVCGKYFQGRGTNTHAYTHSVGEAHHVFLNLHTLRFYCLPDNYEIIDSSLDDIKYVLNPTFTRQEISKLDQLQPKHSRTVDGVLYLPGVVGLNNIKANDYCNVVLHALSHVGPLRDYFLREQSYAHVKRPPGDSMFTLVQRFGELMRKMWNPRNFKAHVSPHEMLQAVVLWSSKRFQITEQGDPIDFLSWFLNTLHRALKGNKQPNSSILYKIFLGEMQIYTRKIPPVELDDTAKAQLLATEEYKDQVEHTNFIYLTCDLPPPPLFTDEFRENIIPQVNLYQLLGKFNGSAEKEYKTYKDNFMKRFEITRLPQFIILYIKRFTKNTFFLEKNPTIVNFPIKNVDFGDILGMRQRDKDVKDTKYNLVANIVHDGDPKKGTYRAHILHKANGQWYEMQDLHVTEILPQMITLTESYIQIYERCADSS from the exons atgGCGCAAACGCAAGTCCCAG CAGCCAAGCGCATGAAGCTGGAGAAGAAGCCTGCAAACCCCGTGGAGGAGGATG ACACGCCATCCGTGTTCAATCCAAAGTACAGGGTGTGTCCCTATTTGGACACCATCAACCGCAACCTGCTGGACTTCGATTTCGAGAAGCTGTGCTCCATCTCTCTGACAAGGATCAATGTTTATGCGTGTCTGGTGTGCGGGAAGTACTTTCAGGGGCGTGGTACCAATACCCACGCCTACACGCACTCTGTGGGCGAGGCACATCATGTGTTTCTCAACCTGCATACACTACGATTCTACTGCCTGCCGGACAACTACGAGATTATCGACTCCTCGCTGGACGACATCAAGTATGTGCTGAATCCAACGTTCACTCGCCAAGAGATCAGTAAACTGGATCAACTGCAGCCGAAGCATTCACGAACCGTTGACGGAGTTCTATATCTACCCGGAGTTGTGGGCCTGAACAATATTAAGGCCAACGACTACTGCAACGTGGTGCTGCATGCCCTGTCCCACGTTGGTCCGCTCAGGGATTACTTTCTGCGGGAGCAGAGCTATGCGCATGTCAAGAGGCCACCTGGGGACTCCATGTTCACGCTAGTCCAGCGATTCGGGGAGCTAATGCGCAAGATGTGGAATCCACGCAACTTTAAGGCACATGTGTCGCCACACGAGATGCTTCAAGCCGTAGTGCTGTGGTCCAGTAAACGGTTTCAGATCACCGAGCAGGGCGATCCCATCGACTTCCTGTCGTGGTTCCTCAATACCCTGCACCGCGCACTCAAGGGCAACAAACAGCCCAACTCCTCCATACTTTACAAGATCTTTTTGGGAGAGATGCAGATCTATACGCGCAAAATACCACCAGTAGAGTTGGACGATACGGCAAAGGCGCAACTCCTGGCTACCGAGGAGTACAAGGACCAGGTGGAGCACACCAATTTCATCTACCTCACTTGCGATTTGCCGCCGCCACCGTTGTTCACCGACGAATTCCGCGAGAATATCATACCGCAGGTGAATCTCTACCAGCTGTTGGGCAAGTTTAATGGCAGCGCCGAGAAGGAGTACAAGACCTACAAGGACAACTTTATGAAGCGATTCGAGATCACCCGCCTGCCACAATTCATTATTTTGTACATCAAGCGCTTCACGAAGAACACGTTCTTCCTGGAGAAGAACCCCACCATAGTGAATTTCCCGATCAA GAACGTAGACTTTGGCGACATTCTGGGCATGCGACAGCGCGACAAGGACGTTAAGGACACGAAGTACAATCTGGTGGCCAATATTGTGCACGACGGTGATCCTAAGAAGGGCACCTATCGCGCCCACATTCTGCACAAGGCCAACGGCCAGTGGTACGAGATGCAGGATCTGCATGTCACCGAGATCCTGCCCCAGATGATCACGCTCACCGAGTCCTACATTCAAATCTATGAGCGCTGTGCAGACTCCTCGTGA
- the Usp39 gene encoding ubiquitin carboxyl-terminal hydrolase 39 isoform X2, whose protein sequence is MAQTQVPAKRMKLEKKPANPVEEDDTPSVFNPKYRVCPYLDTINRNLLDFDFEKLCSISLTRINVYACLVCGKYFQGRGTNTHAYTHSVGEAHHVFLNLHTLRFYCLPDNYEIIDSSLDDIKYVLNPTFTRQEISKLDQLQPKHSRTVDGVLYLPGVVGLNNIKANDYCNVVLHALSHVGPLRDYFLREQSYAHVKRPPGDSMFTLVQRFGELMRKMWNPRNFKAHVSPHEMLQAVVLWSSKRFQITEQGDPIDFLSWFLNTLHRALKGNKQPNSSILYKIFLGEMQIYTRKIPPVELDDTAKAQLLATEEYKDQVEHTNFIYLTCDLPPPPLFTDEFRENIIPQVNLYQLLGKFNGSAEKEYKTYKDNFMKRFEITRLPQFIILYIKRFTKNTFFLEKNPTIVNFPIKNVDFGDILGMRQRDKDVKDTKYNLVANIVHDGDPKKGTYRAHILHKANGQWYEMQDLHVTEILPQMITLTESYIQIYERCADSS, encoded by the exons atgGCGCAAACGCAAGTCCCAG CCAAGCGCATGAAGCTGGAGAAGAAGCCTGCAAACCCCGTGGAGGAGGATG ACACGCCATCCGTGTTCAATCCAAAGTACAGGGTGTGTCCCTATTTGGACACCATCAACCGCAACCTGCTGGACTTCGATTTCGAGAAGCTGTGCTCCATCTCTCTGACAAGGATCAATGTTTATGCGTGTCTGGTGTGCGGGAAGTACTTTCAGGGGCGTGGTACCAATACCCACGCCTACACGCACTCTGTGGGCGAGGCACATCATGTGTTTCTCAACCTGCATACACTACGATTCTACTGCCTGCCGGACAACTACGAGATTATCGACTCCTCGCTGGACGACATCAAGTATGTGCTGAATCCAACGTTCACTCGCCAAGAGATCAGTAAACTGGATCAACTGCAGCCGAAGCATTCACGAACCGTTGACGGAGTTCTATATCTACCCGGAGTTGTGGGCCTGAACAATATTAAGGCCAACGACTACTGCAACGTGGTGCTGCATGCCCTGTCCCACGTTGGTCCGCTCAGGGATTACTTTCTGCGGGAGCAGAGCTATGCGCATGTCAAGAGGCCACCTGGGGACTCCATGTTCACGCTAGTCCAGCGATTCGGGGAGCTAATGCGCAAGATGTGGAATCCACGCAACTTTAAGGCACATGTGTCGCCACACGAGATGCTTCAAGCCGTAGTGCTGTGGTCCAGTAAACGGTTTCAGATCACCGAGCAGGGCGATCCCATCGACTTCCTGTCGTGGTTCCTCAATACCCTGCACCGCGCACTCAAGGGCAACAAACAGCCCAACTCCTCCATACTTTACAAGATCTTTTTGGGAGAGATGCAGATCTATACGCGCAAAATACCACCAGTAGAGTTGGACGATACGGCAAAGGCGCAACTCCTGGCTACCGAGGAGTACAAGGACCAGGTGGAGCACACCAATTTCATCTACCTCACTTGCGATTTGCCGCCGCCACCGTTGTTCACCGACGAATTCCGCGAGAATATCATACCGCAGGTGAATCTCTACCAGCTGTTGGGCAAGTTTAATGGCAGCGCCGAGAAGGAGTACAAGACCTACAAGGACAACTTTATGAAGCGATTCGAGATCACCCGCCTGCCACAATTCATTATTTTGTACATCAAGCGCTTCACGAAGAACACGTTCTTCCTGGAGAAGAACCCCACCATAGTGAATTTCCCGATCAA GAACGTAGACTTTGGCGACATTCTGGGCATGCGACAGCGCGACAAGGACGTTAAGGACACGAAGTACAATCTGGTGGCCAATATTGTGCACGACGGTGATCCTAAGAAGGGCACCTATCGCGCCCACATTCTGCACAAGGCCAACGGCCAGTGGTACGAGATGCAGGATCTGCATGTCACCGAGATCCTGCCCCAGATGATCACGCTCACCGAGTCCTACATTCAAATCTATGAGCGCTGTGCAGACTCCTCGTGA